One Streptococcus sp. VT 162 genomic window, AGTACAGTCACTTGCAAATTCCTTACATCCTTTATTTTTCGCCCATTCCTCACATTTTGTACAGAGATTTTTAGCAATATCCTTTAAACGATATTCCTCATCGACAATAATCCCTTCTAAGAATCCAACAGGACTATATTTACAACCTTCAACATAATCAAATCTGAGGGAACATAATGCTAGACCTACAATTGTGTTACCTTCAACTTCAGTAAAGATTGCAGTATTTTTGCCATTCGTATATTTTTTTACTTCATCAAAAGCTTCT contains:
- a CDS encoding GNAT family acetyltransferase codes for the protein MDGITKDSIKTAKLIKQLWPQLTDKEAFDEVKKYTNGKNTAIFTEVEGNTIVGLALCSLRFDYVEGCKYSPVGFLEGIIVDEEYRLKDIAKNLCTKCEEWAKNKGCKEFASDCTLTNTDSIRFHLNIGFQEASRIIHFKKKL